The following coding sequences are from one Triticum aestivum cultivar Chinese Spring chromosome 5A, IWGSC CS RefSeq v2.1, whole genome shotgun sequence window:
- the LOC123107727 gene encoding uncharacterized protein, with amino-acid sequence MRWPTSPSLSAVAAKRAAVVLALVLAMAVGRARGVGGARVPRPPTVTTNMSFGGGNDEGVEMRRLAGGGASAENEDYGYVDPPPDTNRRGAGAPIPHKHN; translated from the coding sequence ATGCGCTGGCCGACGTCGCCCTCCTTGTCCGCGGTGGCGGCGAAGCGGGCGGCGGTGGTTCTGGCACTGGTGCTGGCGATGGCTGTCGGCCGTGCGCGCGGTGTGGGAGGCGCCCGCGTGCCGCGACCGCCGACAGTGACGACGAACATGAGCTTCGGCGGCGGGAACGACGAGGGCGTGGAGATGCGGCGGCTGGCCGGAGGCGGGGCCTCCGCGGAGAACGAGGACTACGGGTACGTGGACCCTCCGCCGGACACCAACCGCCGAGGGGCCGGCGCGCCCATCCCGCACAAGCACaactga